A genome region from Triticum aestivum cultivar Chinese Spring chromosome 2B, IWGSC CS RefSeq v2.1, whole genome shotgun sequence includes the following:
- the LOC123042422 gene encoding uncharacterized protein, whose product MAIHLLAFMAAKGFVQVFQVSAPLLWPLNLWLPLPRNLPEVCVVVCGALASHVAWLRRAYARRRSISRDDNDNELHRQALVDAAY is encoded by the coding sequence ATGGCGATCCACCTGCTGGCGTTCATGGCGGCCAAGGGTTTCGTGCAGGTGTTCCAGGTCTCGGCGCCGCTGCTGTGGCCGCTCAACCTCTGGCTGCCGCTCCCGCGCAACCTGCCGGAGGTCTGCGTCGTCGTCTGCGGCGCGCTCGCCTCCCACGTCGCCTGGCTGCGCCGCGCGTACGCCCGCCGCCGCTCCATAAGCCGCGACGATAACGACAACGAGCTGCACCGCCAGGCGCTCGTCGACGCCGCGTACTGA